Below is a genomic region from Balneola sp. MJW-20.
CCGTGTTCGCCAGGATTATATGATCGCGCAGGGATTGTTATCTCCCTTTGAGGATGAGAATGCTGAAGATCCCAGGATGATGGAGATGGCACTTGCACGTATTCGTCAGCTTTCGGCACATGAAGTAGGTCATACACTGGGACTGTATCATAATTTTGCTTCAAGTGTAAACGGCAGGGAGTCAGTGATGGACTATCCACACCCTCAGGTAGATATCGTAGACGGTGAGCTTAGCCTTGAGAATGCATATGATACAGGGATCGGAGAATGGGATAAGATCGCGATCCGCTATGGTTATTCAGACTTCAGCAATAGTAATGACCAGGCGGAAGAGCTGGAAAGTATTTTGGAAGATGCCGCAGAACGTGGACTTAAATATATTTCTGATAATGATGCCCGGCCTCAGGGCGGTGCTCACCCATATGCACATTTATGGGATTATGGTACCGACCCTGCGACACAATTAAGTCACATACTGGAAGTCAGAAAGATCGCTCTGGAGAATTTCGGAAGGGCGAGTATCCCTTCAGGGACCGCAATGGCAGAACTGGAGGAAGTGCTGGTTCCCATCTACTTCTTCCATCGATATCAGCTGGAAGGAACGGTAAAACTTATAGGCGGGCTGGATTATACCTATAAAGTTAAGGGAGATGGACAGGCATTACCTGAGATCGTAGACGAGAGCACTCAGAGAAAAGCGCTTGAGGAAATGATCAAAGCTATAAAGCCGGATGTCCTGGCTATTCCTGAAAATTTACTGGCTTTGATCCCACCAAAGCCTGCTGGTATGTCATCAACCAGAGAATCATTCCGTGGAATGACCGGACCTTCTTTGGATGCATACGGAATTGCTGAGACGGCTGCAGAAGTTTCCATTTCTCTTATCCTGCACCCGAATAGAGCAAACAGGCTGGTCGAATATGGAAGCAGAACTGGTAACCTAGGTCTGGGTGAAGTTATTGATGAACTGATTGATGCGACCTGGAAACAGGAGATGAGAGATGATTATAAAGGCTCTATTCAAAAGATCGTGAGTATGTTGCTGGTAGAAAAGCTGATCGGGTTACACGCATCGGGTCAGTCCAGTGCACTTACCAAAGCAGTGGTTTATGGAAAGTTATCAGTACTCATGGAAGATCTGAAGAACATGGAAGATCCTGTTGCTATGCAGAGCTATCTGAGGATCGACTCCTATCTTGATGACCCATCAGAGTTTGAGCTTAAGCAGGCTTTACCTGCACCTCCGGGATCACCGATCGGAAGCGGCTGGATGGAGTATTGCGGTAACTAATGCTTGAAAAATTGAATTAATGTAGAAAAATTGAACGGGGAGCCTGTATAAGGCTAACGAGTTTACACTGAGTGAAAAATCAGGGACTATGGGATGATCAGTGACTTGAAATATAGACTGGCAAGAGTAGCAACTGACCTGACACCCGACAGGTTGCTTGAAGCTTATTCTGATGGATGGTTTGCTATGGCTGAAGACTGCGATGACAAGCAATTCAAATGGTTCAGTCCCAGACTAAGAGGGATACTTCCAATTGGAGGCTTTCATGTCGGTAAAAACTGTAAGCGCTTAGTAAGACAAGGGAACTATCAGGTCAAGGTGAATGCCAACTTCCAAAGTACGGTAGAGGCGTGTGCCGACCGAGAATGGACCTGGATCAGTGATAAGTTTATAGCCCTGTTCTGCTCTTTACATGAAAGAGGATATGCGCATTCGGTGGAAATATATGATTTGGAAGAAAGGTTTATTGCAGGACAGTATGGTGTAGCACTTAAAGGAGCATTCTTCGGGGAAAGCCTTTTCAGTAAAAAAAGTGATATGGATAAAG
It encodes:
- a CDS encoding zinc-dependent metalloprotease — encoded protein: MKHLYLILISIFLLNPVIAQEKASFKDKTKGLTLEEGYFDYYYDAEKARILLVVEDLKKEFLYANYLAAGVGSNDIGLDRSQQGGERVVYFEKRGNKLFLIQPNLSYKAVSDNALERKSVEEAFASSVLHAFNIEATKDGAYLIDLTPYLVRDSHDVSNTLRRRGEGSFTLDKNRSVVYEEGTFNFPMNSEFEVMLTFSGSNPGGQVRSVVPDPNAITVRTHHSFVQLPDDDFEPRKYDPRAGYYATSYMDYAAPIDEPMMQRFINRHRLQKKDPSAEKSEAVEPIVYYLDNGTPEPVRSALLDGAEWWNQAFEAAGYINAFQVKILPDDAHPLDIRYNVINWVHRSTRGWSYGGSVVDPRTGEIIKGNVLLGSLRVRQDYMIAQGLLSPFEDENAEDPRMMEMALARIRQLSAHEVGHTLGLYHNFASSVNGRESVMDYPHPQVDIVDGELSLENAYDTGIGEWDKIAIRYGYSDFSNSNDQAEELESILEDAAERGLKYISDNDARPQGGAHPYAHLWDYGTDPATQLSHILEVRKIALENFGRASIPSGTAMAELEEVLVPIYFFHRYQLEGTVKLIGGLDYTYKVKGDGQALPEIVDESTQRKALEEMIKAIKPDVLAIPENLLALIPPKPAGMSSTRESFRGMTGPSLDAYGIAETAAEVSISLILHPNRANRLVEYGSRTGNLGLGEVIDELIDATWKQEMRDDYKGSIQKIVSMLLVEKLIGLHASGQSSALTKAVVYGKLSVLMEDLKNMEDPVAMQSYLRIDSYLDDPSEFELKQALPAPPGSPIGSGWMEYCGN
- the aat gene encoding leucyl/phenylalanyl-tRNA--protein transferase; its protein translation is MKYRLARVATDLTPDRLLEAYSDGWFAMAEDCDDKQFKWFSPRLRGILPIGGFHVGKNCKRLVRQGNYQVKVNANFQSTVEACADREWTWISDKFIALFCSLHERGYAHSVEIYDLEERFIAGQYGVALKGAFFGESLFSKKSDMDKVTLYHTHKILADNGFSLWDHQYHTQYLARMGCIEIRRKEYKKMLRKALKEDCEFKLFK